In Campylobacter vulpis, a genomic segment contains:
- a CDS encoding acylneuraminate cytidylyltransferase family protein — MILCTICARGGSKGVKNKNIRKIDGLELIAYSILQAKESGLFEHIVISTDSDEIASVATKYGGEVFFKREAAMSSDSAAKVPVIRDALLRSEEHFKRQFDTLIDLDATAPLRTSEDIKKAYALFKSGDYENLITAVPARRNPYFNLIEELKEGGFDTSKPCSFVCRQEAPKCYDMNASIYIFDRERLLKQDDVFGTKTALYVMSEESAFDIDSELDFKIVEFLLRERRLNAKG; from the coding sequence ATGATACTTTGCACGATTTGCGCTAGGGGCGGAAGTAAGGGCGTTAAAAATAAAAATATCCGTAAAATTGACGGACTTGAACTCATTGCTTATAGCATTTTACAAGCAAAAGAGAGCGGGCTTTTTGAGCATATAGTCATTAGCACCGATAGCGATGAGATAGCTAGTGTCGCTACAAAATATGGCGGCGAGGTTTTTTTCAAAAGAGAAGCAGCGATGAGTAGTGATAGTGCGGCAAAAGTGCCTGTAATAAGGGACGCTTTACTAAGAAGTGAGGAGCATTTTAAGAGGCAATTTGACACCTTAATCGACCTTGACGCTACCGCACCCCTTCGCACGAGTGAAGATATTAAAAAAGCTTACGCCTTGTTTAAAAGTGGGGATTATGAGAATTTAATTACCGCCGTTCCTGCTAGGCGTAATCCTTATTTTAATCTCATCGAAGAACTTAAAGAGGGAGGCTTTGATACTTCTAAGCCTTGTTCTTTTGTGTGCCGTCAAGAAGCACCTAAATGCTATGATATGAATGCGAGCATTTATATATTTGATAGGGAGAGGCTTTTAAAGCAAGATGATGTTTTTGGCACGAAAACGGCTTTATATGTGATGAGTGAGGAGAGTGCCTTTGACATTGATAGCGAATTAGATTTTAAAATTGTGGAGTTTTTACTAAGAGAAAGGAGGCTAAATGCTAAAGGATAA
- the ptmA gene encoding flagellin modification protein PtmA gives MLKDKVIFIAGACGRIGSALSKELLEQNAKLVLADINEANLSKLTQGLRGEFLSVRLDITSKESLESAISQAVRHFAKIDGFVNASYPCGKDWGKVGYYEASFEQICESLNLHLGGFILAANAFVKFFKKQGYGNIINLSSIMGVYAPKFENYAGTSMQSSLEYSVIKAGINHLGVWMAKELFNTNIRVNTLASGGILDNQVDSFLKAYRKCCASKGMLEAGDVCGMIAFLLSDKAKFITGQTLVVADGWGL, from the coding sequence ATGCTAAAGGATAAGGTCATTTTCATAGCTGGAGCTTGTGGGCGTATAGGCTCTGCATTAAGTAAGGAGCTTTTAGAGCAAAATGCTAAGCTTGTTTTAGCAGACATCAATGAAGCGAATTTAAGCAAACTTACGCAAGGATTAAGGGGCGAATTTTTAAGCGTGAGGCTTGACATTACAAGTAAGGAAAGCTTAGAAAGTGCTATTAGTCAGGCTGTGCGGCATTTTGCTAAAATTGATGGCTTTGTAAATGCAAGTTATCCTTGCGGAAAGGACTGGGGGAAAGTGGGTTATTATGAGGCTAGTTTTGAGCAAATTTGTGAGAGTTTAAATTTACATCTTGGTGGCTTTATCTTAGCGGCAAATGCTTTTGTGAAGTTTTTTAAAAAGCAAGGCTATGGAAATATCATCAATCTTAGCTCCATTATGGGCGTTTATGCGCCTAAATTTGAAAATTATGCGGGAACTTCTATGCAAAGTTCTTTAGAATATAGCGTGATAAAAGCGGGGATTAATCATCTTGGCGTGTGGATGGCTAAAGAGCTTTTTAATACAAATATCAGGGTTAATACCCTAGCAAGTGGGGGAATTTTGGATAATCAAGTTGATAGCTTTTTAAAAGCTTACCGAAAATGTTGTGCGAGTAAGGGAATGCTAGAAGCTGGTGATGTATGCGGAATGATAGCATTTTTACTGAGCGATAAGGCCAAATTTATCACAGGGCAAACCTTAGTCGTAGCAGATGGCTGGGGGCTTTGA